In a single window of the Halomicroarcula saliterrae genome:
- a CDS encoding NADH-quinone oxidoreductase subunit D, producing the protein MSLEKPSTPTEIGVTDDGLDYDALADLLGGHVLDRETHVNAEAFVIRPDEVQAVLSTLKEQAGFDHCSCVTAQEYDDRYESIYHLRKYDDPTQELSVVVPSPKDDPHNQSGARVYDTASWHEREAYDLVGIDYDDHPDLRRILLPETWQGHPLSQDYNQDQPQIVTLRENANPLQGDQRSEDDPDTMFVNIGPHHPATHGVLHVKTVLDGEQIADLEPDIGYLHRCEEQMCQQGTYRHQIMPYPDRWDYVSAGILNEWAYARAAEDLADIEVPEYAQVIRTMSAELCRIAAHMLALGTFALDVFGDFTAIFQYAFRDREVVQNILEDLTGQRLMFNYLRLGGVAWDLPEPREEFFEKVRDMLDDLPYKLEEYHDLITGNEIFQMRCVDTGVLSPEMAKSYGATGPVARGSGVDYDLRRDDPYGYYDELDWNVVTETGCDNFSRVLVRMREVEESARIIEQCVDLLEQWPEDDREIQSNVPRTLRPDPDAEIYRAVEAAKGELGIYIRSDGTDKPARFKIRSPCFSNLQTLPEMSQGEYIPDMVASLGSLDIVLGEVDR; encoded by the coding sequence ATGAGTCTAGAGAAACCCTCCACACCGACCGAAATCGGCGTCACCGACGACGGCCTCGATTACGACGCGCTCGCCGACCTGCTGGGCGGCCACGTGCTCGACCGCGAGACCCACGTCAACGCCGAGGCGTTCGTCATCCGGCCCGACGAGGTGCAGGCCGTCCTCTCGACGCTGAAAGAACAGGCGGGCTTCGACCACTGTTCCTGCGTGACGGCCCAGGAGTACGACGACCGCTACGAATCTATCTACCACCTGCGCAAATACGACGACCCGACACAGGAGCTGTCGGTCGTCGTCCCCTCGCCGAAGGACGACCCGCACAACCAGTCGGGCGCCCGCGTCTACGACACCGCCTCCTGGCACGAGCGCGAGGCCTACGACCTGGTCGGTATCGACTACGACGACCACCCGGACCTGCGACGGATTCTCCTGCCCGAGACCTGGCAGGGCCACCCGCTCTCCCAGGACTACAATCAGGACCAGCCCCAGATTGTCACCCTCCGGGAGAACGCGAACCCGCTACAGGGTGACCAGCGCAGCGAGGACGACCCGGACACGATGTTCGTCAACATCGGGCCACACCACCCGGCCACGCACGGCGTCCTCCACGTGAAGACGGTGCTGGACGGCGAGCAGATAGCCGACCTCGAACCCGACATCGGCTATCTGCACCGCTGCGAGGAGCAGATGTGCCAGCAGGGCACCTACCGCCACCAGATTATGCCGTACCCCGACCGCTGGGACTACGTCTCGGCCGGCATCCTCAACGAGTGGGCCTACGCGCGGGCCGCCGAAGACCTCGCGGACATCGAGGTCCCCGAGTACGCGCAGGTCATCCGCACGATGTCCGCCGAGCTGTGTCGCATCGCCGCGCACATGCTCGCCCTGGGGACCTTCGCGCTGGACGTCTTCGGCGACTTCACGGCCATCTTCCAGTACGCGTTCCGCGACCGCGAGGTCGTCCAGAACATCCTCGAGGACCTCACCGGCCAGCGGCTCATGTTCAACTATCTCCGCCTCGGTGGCGTCGCCTGGGACCTGCCCGAGCCCCGCGAGGAGTTCTTCGAGAAGGTCCGGGACATGCTCGACGATCTCCCGTACAAGCTGGAGGAGTACCACGACCTCATCACGGGCAACGAGATATTCCAGATGCGGTGTGTCGACACCGGCGTCCTCTCGCCCGAGATGGCCAAGTCCTACGGCGCGACCGGACCCGTCGCCCGCGGCTCGGGCGTCGACTACGACCTCCGCCGCGACGACCCCTACGGCTACTACGACGAACTCGACTGGAACGTCGTCACCGAGACCGGCTGCGACAACTTCTCGCGCGTCCTCGTCCGGATGCGCGAGGTCGAGGAGTCGGCCCGCATCATCGAGCAGTGTGTCGACCTGCTCGAACAGTGGCCCGAGGACGACCGCGAGATCCAGTCCAACGTCCCCCGGACGCTGCGTCCGGACCCGGACGCGGAGATCTACCGCGCGGTCGAGGCCGCCAAGGGCGAACTGGGCATCTACATCCGCTCCGACGGCACGGACAAGCCGGCCCGGTTCAAGATTCGCAGCCCGTGTTTCTCGAACCTGCAGACGCTGCCCGAGATGTCCCAGGGCGAGTACATCCCTGACATGGTCGCCTCGCTGGGCAGCCTCGACATCGTGCTCGGGGAGGTGGACCGCTGA
- a CDS encoding NADH-quinone oxidoreductase subunit B: MSSDQTPPAVKDVSTQEARMGEGADDRFNSTLREAFGSTPFILTKFDKFMNWVRGSSMFMLQFGIACCSIEMIATYAIKHDLDRFGAGIPRASPRQADVIIVPGTIVSKFAPRMKRVYDQMPEPKFVVSMGSCTISGGPFQEGYNVVKGAEEIIPVDIHVPGCPPRPEALVYGVAKLQERIANGESSPVTVKPYELEQFGDLDQDEIVQKLADDIDEDDLVMRYNWNNSP, from the coding sequence ATGAGTAGTGACCAGACACCACCGGCAGTGAAGGACGTATCGACCCAGGAGGCCCGGATGGGTGAGGGGGCCGACGACCGGTTCAACTCGACGCTGCGTGAGGCCTTCGGCTCCACGCCGTTCATCCTGACCAAGTTCGACAAGTTCATGAACTGGGTCCGGGGCTCCTCGATGTTCATGCTGCAGTTCGGCATCGCCTGCTGTAGCATCGAGATGATCGCCACCTACGCGATCAAACACGACCTGGACCGCTTCGGGGCCGGCATCCCGCGGGCGTCGCCGCGACAGGCCGACGTCATCATCGTGCCGGGGACCATCGTCTCGAAGTTCGCCCCGCGCATGAAGCGCGTCTACGACCAGATGCCCGAGCCGAAGTTCGTCGTCTCGATGGGCTCGTGTACGATTTCGGGCGGGCCCTTCCAGGAAGGGTACAACGTCGTGAAAGGCGCCGAGGAGATAATCCCGGTCGACATCCACGTCCCCGGCTGCCCGCCACGCCCCGAAGCGCTGGTCTACGGCGTCGCCAAGCTCCAGGAGCGCATCGCCAACGGCGAGTCCTCGCCGGTGACGGTCAAGCCCTACGAGCTAGAGCAGTTCGGCGACCTCGACCAGGACGAAATCGTCCAGAAGCTCGCCGACGACATCGACGAGGACGACCTCGTGATGCGGTACAACTGGAACAACTCGCCATGA
- a CDS encoding NADH-quinone oxidoreductase subunit A, which yields MSNPWIAIGALAVVALAIPITMMAVSSLLRPSVPEQGKTATYESGEVPTGSSQKIKFNIQYYMVALLFVVFDIETVLIFPWTVIYRDAVGAVGMTKALLPMVAFIGVLAIGLGWAWRNGAVRWVRSPRATKGADTYE from the coding sequence ATGAGTAATCCATGGATTGCCATCGGCGCGCTCGCTGTCGTGGCCCTCGCGATACCCATCACGATGATGGCCGTCTCGAGCCTGCTGCGACCGAGCGTTCCCGAACAAGGCAAAACCGCCACCTACGAGTCCGGTGAAGTGCCGACTGGCAGCAGCCAGAAGATCAAGTTCAATATCCAGTACTACATGGTCGCGCTGCTGTTCGTCGTCTTCGACATCGAGACCGTCCTCATCTTCCCGTGGACGGTCATCTACCGCGACGCCGTCGGCGCGGTCGGTATGACGAAGGCACTGCTGCCGATGGTCGCGTTCATCGGCGTGTTGGCTATCGGGCTCGGCTGGGCATGGCGCAACGGCGCAGTCAGATGGGTGCGCAGTCCGCGCGCCACGAAAGGGGCAGACACCTATGAGTAG
- a CDS encoding AIR carboxylase family protein — MTADSVQSLIDQLHEEAEMAVPNDETPDIGIVMGSDSDLPTMAGGKGKRPGAYAALADELDFAEQTDYTDAPDARFTFETFVCSAHRTPDLMYAYAETAEARGVDVIIAGAGGKSADLPNMTASIAYPLPVIGVPVQEKSVDSVIGMPQGAPITAVDAGKSFNAALTAVQMLSRKHEELRDRLVTYHQRLQEEVGDVSRDLHELGTPGFKDQYWREEE; from the coding sequence ATGACCGCAGACAGTGTGCAGTCGCTAATCGACCAGCTCCACGAAGAAGCCGAGATGGCTGTCCCGAACGACGAGACGCCCGACATCGGCATCGTCATGGGGTCGGACTCGGACCTGCCGACGATGGCCGGCGGCAAGGGGAAACGGCCCGGGGCCTACGCCGCGCTGGCCGACGAGCTCGACTTCGCGGAACAGACCGACTACACCGACGCGCCCGACGCCCGCTTCACCTTCGAGACGTTCGTCTGTTCGGCCCACCGCACGCCGGACCTGATGTACGCCTACGCCGAGACGGCCGAGGCCCGCGGGGTCGACGTCATCATCGCCGGCGCGGGCGGGAAGTCGGCCGACCTCCCGAACATGACCGCGAGCATCGCCTACCCGCTCCCGGTCATCGGCGTGCCCGTCCAGGAGAAGTCCGTCGACTCGGTCATCGGGATGCCACAGGGTGCGCCCATCACGGCCGTCGACGCTGGCAAGTCCTTCAACGCGGCATTGACTGCCGTTCAGATGCTGTCGCGCAAGCACGAGGAACTGCGTGACCGGCTGGTGACGTACCACCAGCGCCTCCAGGAGGAGGTCGGCGATGTCTCCCGAGACCTCCACGAACTGGGCACGCCCGGATTCAAAGACCAGTATTGGAGGGAGGAGGAATAA
- a CDS encoding HEAT repeat domain-containing protein has protein sequence MSNGDDEPADTGETSDVPATTVSAEELRERLDEAEQELEAAETEAALDGVEERLDAVESDLEAADLPEPDEDDEEAEDPADDIESRLSALRDDLEEQRGPYAEDVVVIIEDAQGTLTDSEWTEDGEEDAMAAVETFLAGVTDYADADAGDDLDEAADALGTVAATIESESLDADADAEAIAELLEAAKALEDDLDAAEVWSDLTVREQLDAKGFYDILTNENRKDFPPEWNAAKLHAEAGNLDLVAFAFDKLGSEFYEEYTIDIFYHLGSDAQPVFEEMHELAQKRNKGPIKVLGKIGDERAAETLHEFIEGDGDPALQKVTLRSLGAIGSEESVQPVANKLATENDEVRSVGARTLGLLGDTRAVEPLADVLESDDSDEVRASAAWALRQIGTADALEEAAQYTDDRAYLVQAEAEKAAGA, from the coding sequence ATGAGCAACGGGGACGACGAGCCGGCGGACACAGGCGAAACCAGCGACGTGCCTGCGACGACCGTGAGCGCCGAGGAGCTCCGGGAGCGTCTCGACGAGGCTGAACAGGAACTCGAAGCGGCCGAGACCGAGGCCGCGCTGGACGGCGTCGAGGAGCGGCTGGACGCCGTCGAGAGCGACCTCGAAGCCGCCGACCTGCCCGAGCCCGACGAGGACGACGAAGAGGCCGAGGACCCGGCCGACGACATCGAGTCCCGGCTCTCTGCCCTCCGGGACGACCTCGAAGAACAGCGTGGCCCCTACGCCGAGGACGTCGTCGTCATCATCGAGGACGCACAGGGGACGCTTACCGACAGCGAGTGGACCGAAGACGGTGAGGAAGACGCCATGGCAGCCGTCGAGACGTTCCTCGCCGGGGTCACCGACTACGCCGACGCCGACGCGGGGGACGACCTCGACGAGGCGGCAGACGCACTCGGCACGGTCGCAGCCACCATCGAGTCCGAATCGCTCGACGCCGACGCTGACGCCGAGGCCATCGCGGAGCTGCTCGAAGCGGCCAAAGCGCTCGAAGACGACCTCGACGCCGCCGAGGTCTGGAGCGACCTCACCGTCCGCGAGCAGCTCGACGCGAAGGGGTTCTACGACATCCTGACCAACGAGAACCGCAAGGACTTCCCGCCAGAGTGGAACGCGGCCAAGCTCCATGCCGAGGCGGGGAACCTCGACCTGGTCGCCTTCGCCTTCGACAAGCTCGGCTCGGAGTTCTACGAGGAGTACACAATCGACATCTTCTACCACCTCGGCAGCGACGCCCAGCCGGTCTTCGAGGAGATGCACGAGCTGGCCCAGAAGCGGAACAAGGGGCCGATAAAGGTGCTGGGGAAGATCGGCGACGAACGCGCCGCCGAAACGCTCCACGAGTTCATCGAGGGCGACGGTGACCCCGCGCTCCAGAAGGTGACGCTCCGTTCACTGGGCGCCATCGGCAGCGAAGAGTCGGTCCAGCCCGTCGCGAACAAGCTCGCCACCGAGAACGACGAGGTTCGCTCGGTGGGCGCCCGCACGCTCGGGCTGCTGGGCGATACCCGCGCCGTCGAGCCGCTCGCGGACGTACTGGAGAGCGACGACAGCGACGAGGTCCGCGCGTCGGCCGCGTGGGCGCTCCGCCAGATCGGCACCGCGGACGCCCTCGAAGAGGCCGCACAGTACACCGACGACCGCGCGTACCTCGTGCAGGCCGAGGCCGAGAAGGCCGCTGGCGCGTAG
- a CDS encoding phospholipase D-like domain-containing protein yields the protein MRLPRLLVVSLVLCSVATAGLLGPATAPESVPSQPVAGAQSQPLTDPATGARASEPTLHAVYPDPVRGGDRGEFVVIDVPNGTALGRYALTDGDTTARLPNRTASGRVALTGAPDGVRNLTDAAVVGLDSAPALANGGDTVTLTRNGSAVASVRYADTEEGELGIIDGSTVHWRPLGATDRPVVTGRAGEVRAFTLPDAPQAPLAPVRNASDRVYLAGYTLSSSRVADALVAAQRRGADVRVLLEGEPVGGRTRTEARTLDRLRGSGIEVRVVAGPRARYRYHHAKYAVADERGVVMTENWKPAGTGGRSSRGWGVATSQPRVVDGLAATFRADAGWRDAIDWQSYRAGRSFQRGERANGSYPARFDATTIPVEGTDLLVTPDNAQSALVGELDAATDSVDVVQPTVGGWDEPLLRALRRAAKRGVEVRVLLSSAWYVREENQRVVERFGSWADRTGAPLSAKLADPGDRYGKIHAKGAVVDDDRVIVGSLNWNEQAATVNREVLLVLQGTAAADYFGRVFDADWSGGQPAVPVGLLAAVVGALVVAGLAARRVRFAS from the coding sequence ATGCGGTTGCCCCGTCTCCTCGTCGTCTCGCTCGTCCTCTGTAGCGTCGCCACCGCGGGCCTGCTGGGTCCAGCCACGGCCCCCGAGTCCGTTCCGTCACAGCCGGTGGCGGGTGCTCAGTCCCAGCCGCTCACCGACCCCGCGACCGGCGCACGCGCCAGCGAGCCGACCCTCCACGCCGTCTACCCCGACCCCGTCAGGGGCGGCGACCGCGGCGAGTTCGTCGTCATCGACGTGCCGAACGGCACCGCCCTGGGCCGCTACGCGCTCACGGACGGCGACACGACGGCCCGCCTTCCGAACCGGACGGCGAGCGGGCGCGTCGCGCTGACAGGCGCCCCCGACGGGGTCCGGAACCTGACTGACGCCGCCGTCGTGGGCCTCGACAGCGCGCCGGCACTGGCCAACGGCGGCGACACCGTCACACTCACCCGGAACGGCTCCGCCGTCGCGAGCGTTCGCTACGCGGACACCGAGGAGGGGGAACTCGGAATCATCGACGGGTCGACAGTCCACTGGCGACCCCTCGGCGCGACCGACCGCCCCGTCGTCACGGGGCGGGCCGGCGAGGTTCGGGCGTTCACGCTTCCGGATGCCCCGCAGGCGCCCCTGGCACCTGTCCGCAACGCCAGCGACCGGGTGTATCTGGCCGGTTACACGCTGTCTTCGTCGCGTGTCGCCGACGCGCTGGTCGCCGCACAGCGCCGCGGCGCCGACGTTCGCGTCCTGCTCGAAGGGGAGCCCGTCGGCGGGCGAACCCGCACCGAGGCCCGCACGCTCGACCGGCTGCGCGGGTCAGGCATCGAGGTCCGCGTCGTCGCGGGTCCGCGAGCCCGCTACCGCTACCATCACGCGAAGTACGCCGTCGCCGACGAGCGGGGGGTCGTCATGACGGAGAACTGGAAGCCGGCGGGGACAGGCGGCCGGAGCAGCCGTGGCTGGGGCGTGGCGACGAGCCAGCCGCGGGTCGTCGACGGGCTGGCGGCGACGTTCCGCGCCGACGCCGGCTGGCGCGACGCTATCGACTGGCAGAGCTACCGTGCGGGCCGGTCGTTCCAGCGCGGTGAGCGGGCCAACGGCAGCTATCCCGCACGGTTCGACGCGACGACGATACCGGTCGAGGGGACGGACCTGCTCGTGACCCCGGACAACGCCCAGAGCGCGCTCGTCGGGGAACTCGACGCCGCGACCGACTCGGTCGATGTCGTCCAGCCGACCGTCGGTGGGTGGGACGAACCCCTGCTGCGAGCGCTCCGGCGGGCCGCAAAGCGCGGCGTCGAGGTCCGGGTGCTCCTGAGTTCGGCGTGGTACGTCCGCGAGGAGAATCAGCGGGTGGTCGAGCGCTTCGGGTCGTGGGCCGACCGGACCGGCGCGCCGCTGTCGGCGAAACTGGCGGACCCCGGCGACCGGTACGGGAAGATACACGCCAAAGGCGCCGTCGTCGACGACGACCGCGTGATCGTGGGGAGTCTGAACTGGAACGAGCAGGCCGCCACGGTGAACCGCGAGGTGCTCCTCGTCCTGCAGGGCACCGCCGCGGCGGACTACTTCGGGCGCGTGTTCGACGCGGACTGGTCCGGTGGGCAGCCCGCCGTGCCGGTCGGCCTCCTCGCCGCAGTCGTCGGCGCACTGGTGGTCGCCGGACTGGCCGCTCGGCGGGTACGGTTCGCGTCCTGA
- a CDS encoding DHH family phosphoesterase, translating into MSSPTGTNDGAEAPDGGAIVYDLASGCTADDVEVGARYRATVNGVVDYGVFVDLSDAVSGLVHDSNLTGSYDEGDQLVVELGEVRSDGDMSFEEVQVTEFETEHVPHGTAADVDDLDDSTGDTVVVEGQVVQIKQTGGPTIFQVRDGTGVVPCAAFEEAGVRAHPDVEIDDIVRVSGRAEERNGGVQVEVDALARLDGDEAAGVKTVIDDALESAAEPADIDPLVEWPAFEKLWDDLRQVATELRKTVLEGRPIRMRHHADGDGLCASVPLQVALERFIADYYEDDDAPQHLLKRLPSKAPYYEMEDVTRDLNFALEDRTRHGQKLPMVLMLDNGSTEEDTPAYRNLRHYDIPVVVVDHHHPDPEAVEPLITEHVNPYLHDEDYRITTGMMCVELARMIAPDLTEDLQHVPAVAGLSDRSEGEAMSDYLALADEKGYDESDLRDIGEALDYATHWLRYSSGEQLITDVLNVDCDDRDRHGELVEFLAGKAERDVDEQLDAAMDHVEHERLDNGAHLYQIDVENHAYRFTYPAPGKTTGEIHDAKVAETGDPVITIGYGPDFAVLRSDGVRLDIPRYVTELTEEVSGGGVSGGGHLVVGSIKFVSGMRETVIDALVEKMADAEIDEELASSTALPDDI; encoded by the coding sequence ATGTCTTCGCCAACTGGCACCAACGACGGTGCCGAGGCTCCCGACGGGGGAGCCATCGTCTACGATCTCGCGTCCGGCTGTACCGCTGATGATGTCGAAGTCGGAGCCCGCTATCGGGCGACGGTCAACGGCGTCGTCGACTACGGTGTCTTCGTCGACCTCTCCGATGCCGTCTCCGGTCTCGTCCACGACTCGAATCTCACTGGGTCCTACGACGAGGGTGACCAGCTCGTCGTCGAACTCGGCGAGGTCCGGTCCGACGGCGATATGAGTTTCGAGGAGGTCCAGGTGACCGAGTTCGAGACGGAGCACGTCCCCCACGGGACCGCCGCCGACGTCGACGACCTCGACGACTCGACCGGTGACACCGTCGTCGTCGAGGGACAGGTCGTCCAGATCAAACAGACCGGCGGCCCCACTATCTTTCAGGTCCGCGACGGCACCGGCGTCGTCCCGTGTGCCGCCTTCGAGGAGGCCGGCGTTCGCGCCCATCCCGACGTGGAGATAGACGACATCGTGCGCGTCTCCGGCCGCGCCGAGGAACGCAACGGCGGCGTCCAGGTCGAAGTTGACGCGCTGGCACGCCTCGACGGCGACGAGGCGGCCGGCGTGAAAACGGTCATCGACGACGCCCTCGAATCGGCGGCCGAACCCGCCGACATCGACCCGCTCGTCGAGTGGCCCGCCTTCGAGAAGCTGTGGGACGACCTCCGGCAGGTCGCCACCGAACTCCGCAAGACGGTGCTCGAAGGCCGTCCGATTCGGATGCGCCACCACGCCGACGGCGACGGGCTCTGTGCCAGCGTCCCGCTGCAGGTCGCACTCGAACGGTTCATCGCAGACTACTACGAGGACGACGACGCCCCCCAGCACCTCCTCAAGCGGTTGCCGAGCAAGGCCCCCTACTACGAGATGGAGGACGTGACCCGGGACCTGAACTTCGCGCTGGAGGACCGGACCCGGCACGGTCAGAAGCTCCCGATGGTCCTGATGCTCGACAACGGGTCGACCGAGGAGGACACGCCGGCCTACCGGAACCTGCGACACTACGACATCCCCGTGGTCGTCGTCGACCACCACCACCCCGACCCCGAGGCCGTCGAGCCGCTCATCACCGAGCACGTCAACCCCTACCTCCACGACGAGGACTACCGCATCACGACGGGGATGATGTGCGTCGAGCTCGCCCGGATGATCGCACCCGACCTCACCGAAGACCTCCAGCACGTCCCCGCCGTCGCCGGCCTCTCGGACCGGTCCGAGGGCGAGGCGATGTCCGACTACCTCGCGCTGGCCGACGAGAAGGGGTACGACGAGAGCGATCTCCGCGACATCGGCGAAGCGCTCGACTACGCGACCCACTGGCTGCGCTACAGCTCCGGCGAACAGCTCATCACCGACGTGTTGAACGTCGACTGCGACGACCGCGACCGCCACGGCGAACTCGTCGAGTTCCTGGCCGGGAAGGCCGAACGCGACGTGGACGAACAGCTCGACGCGGCGATGGACCACGTCGAACACGAGCGCCTGGACAACGGCGCACACCTCTATCAGATAGACGTCGAGAACCACGCCTACCGGTTCACCTACCCCGCGCCGGGGAAGACCACGGGCGAGATTCACGACGCGAAGGTGGCAGAGACCGGCGACCCCGTCATCACCATCGGCTACGGGCCGGACTTCGCGGTGTTGCGCTCGGACGGCGTCCGACTCGACATCCCGCGGTACGTCACCGAACTGACCGAGGAGGTCTCCGGCGGCGGCGTCTCCGGCGGCGGCCACCTCGTCGTCGGCTCCATCAAGTTCGTCTCCGGCATGCGCGAGACGGTCATCGACGCGCTGGTCGAGAAGATGGCCGACGCGGAAATCGACGAGGAGCTCGCGAGCTCGACGGCCCTGCCCGACGACATCTGA
- a CDS encoding Mov34/MPN/PAD-1 family protein, with protein MGLFRSGEILGIAESALEFARVASEDSHPNEYMGMLRGDKARKVGLDRDGTVLTDVLVIPGTESNPVSATVKTSMIPNDMRAAGSIHSHPNGVLRPSDADLATFGRGDVHIIVGYPYGPDDWQAFDNDGEPVDLPVLDIDPPEETFFDFDQHDIDRELREEEFDS; from the coding sequence ATGGGGCTGTTTCGCTCGGGCGAGATACTCGGCATCGCCGAGTCGGCACTCGAGTTCGCACGTGTCGCGTCCGAGGACTCACATCCGAACGAGTACATGGGCATGCTGCGCGGCGACAAGGCCCGGAAGGTCGGGCTCGACCGCGACGGCACCGTCCTGACCGACGTGCTGGTCATTCCGGGAACGGAATCGAACCCGGTGAGCGCGACGGTCAAGACCAGCATGATACCGAACGATATGCGGGCCGCGGGGTCGATTCACTCCCACCCCAACGGCGTGCTCCGGCCCAGCGACGCCGACCTGGCCACCTTCGGCCGCGGCGACGTTCACATCATCGTCGGCTACCCGTACGGGCCCGACGACTGGCAGGCCTTCGACAACGACGGCGAGCCCGTCGACCTGCCGGTGCTCGACATCGACCCGCCCGAGGAGACGTTCTTCGACTTCGACCAGCACGACATCGACCGGGAGCTACGCGAGGAGGAGTTCGACTCGTGA
- a CDS encoding adenylyltransferase/cytidyltransferase family protein yields the protein MTRVVAQGTFDLLHPGHVHYLRDAAGMGDELHVIIARSENVTHKAPPVVPDEQRREMVAALKPVDEAHLGHPEDIFVPIERIDPDVIALGYDQHHDEERLQAALGERGIDCSIRRASPLDRSDPDRLLSTGRIIDQILAERSD from the coding sequence GTGACACGCGTCGTCGCGCAGGGGACCTTCGACCTGCTCCACCCCGGCCACGTCCACTATCTCCGGGACGCCGCGGGGATGGGCGACGAACTTCACGTCATCATCGCCCGCTCGGAGAACGTCACGCACAAGGCGCCGCCAGTGGTGCCGGACGAGCAGCGCCGCGAGATGGTGGCGGCGTTGAAGCCCGTCGACGAGGCCCATCTGGGTCACCCCGAAGACATCTTCGTCCCCATCGAGCGCATCGACCCGGACGTCATCGCGCTGGGGTACGACCAGCACCACGACGAGGAGCGCCTGCAGGCGGCGCTGGGTGAGCGGGGCATCGACTGTTCGATTCGGCGGGCCAGCCCGCTGGACCGGTCGGACCCCGACCGACTGCTGTCGACCGGCCGAATTATCGACCAGATACTGGCCGAACGGAGCGACTAG
- a CDS encoding pyridoxal phosphate-dependent aminotransferase — MTMDFASRVGRVEPSATLAISNKAAELEAEGEDVVDLSVGEPDFDTPENIKQAAKDALDAGHTGYTSSNGIPELKEAIAEKLHDDGLTQYEADNVIVTPGGKQALYEIFQTVIDDGDEVALLDPAWVSYEAMVKLAGGSLTRVDTAAHDFQLEGALDELAEAVSDDTELLVVNSPGNPHGAVYSEEALEGVRDLAVEHDITVISDEIYKEITYDGVEAVSLGTLDGMEDRTVTLNGFSKAYSMTGWRLGYFAGPEELVSQAGKVHSHSVSCAVNFVQHAGVEAITNTDEAVEEMRQAFAERREFLIGLFEEHGVHVPEPQGAFYMMPEIAPDGDDTEWCDKAISEAQVATVPGSAFGTPGYARISYANSKERLEEAVDRLAEHDLI, encoded by the coding sequence ATGACTATGGATTTCGCTTCACGGGTCGGACGAGTAGAGCCGAGCGCGACACTCGCGATCAGCAACAAGGCCGCCGAACTGGAGGCCGAGGGCGAGGACGTCGTCGACCTCTCCGTCGGCGAGCCGGACTTCGACACGCCGGAGAACATCAAACAGGCCGCCAAGGACGCCCTGGACGCCGGCCACACCGGCTACACCTCCTCGAACGGTATCCCGGAACTGAAGGAGGCTATCGCCGAGAAGCTCCACGACGACGGACTGACTCAGTACGAGGCCGACAACGTCATCGTCACGCCGGGCGGGAAACAGGCGCTGTACGAGATATTCCAGACCGTCATCGACGACGGCGACGAGGTCGCCCTGCTGGACCCGGCGTGGGTCTCCTACGAGGCGATGGTGAAACTCGCCGGCGGCTCGCTCACCCGCGTCGACACCGCGGCCCACGACTTCCAGCTCGAGGGCGCGCTCGACGAGCTCGCCGAGGCGGTCTCCGACGACACCGAACTGCTCGTCGTCAACTCCCCGGGGAACCCACACGGTGCGGTCTACTCCGAGGAAGCGCTCGAAGGGGTGCGCGACCTCGCCGTCGAGCACGATATCACTGTGATATCCGACGAGATTTACAAGGAGATAACCTACGACGGTGTCGAGGCCGTCTCGCTAGGCACGCTCGATGGAATGGAAGACCGCACGGTGACGCTCAACGGCTTCTCGAAGGCCTACTCGATGACCGGTTGGCGGCTCGGCTACTTCGCCGGGCCGGAGGAACTGGTCTCCCAGGCGGGCAAGGTCCACTCGCACTCGGTCTCCTGTGCGGTGAACTTCGTCCAGCACGCCGGCGTCGAGGCCATCACGAACACCGACGAGGCAGTCGAGGAGATGCGCCAGGCCTTCGCGGAACGGCGCGAGTTCCTCATCGGCCTGTTCGAGGAGCACGGCGTCCACGTCCCCGAACCGCAGGGCGCGTTCTACATGATGCCCGAAATCGCACCGGACGGTGACGACACCGAGTGGTGTGACAAGGCCATCTCGGAGGCACAGGTCGCGACCGTTCCGGGGTCGGCCTTTGGGACGCCCGGGTACGCCCGCATCTCCTACGCCAACAGCAAGGAACGCCTCGAAGAAGCGGTCGACCGGCTGGCCGAACACGACCTCATCTGA